The Populus trichocarpa isolate Nisqually-1 chromosome 2, P.trichocarpa_v4.1, whole genome shotgun sequence genome has a window encoding:
- the LOC7471734 gene encoding AP-1 complex subunit sigma-1 isoform X3, whose protein sequence is MIHFVLLVSRQGKVRLAKWYSPYTLSERSKVIRELSGIILNRGPKLCNFVEWRGFRVVYRRYAGLYFCMCVDEKDNELEVLDIIHHYVEILDRYFGSVCELDLIFNFHKAYYILDEILIAGELQESSKRSVIRLVCTHDSLVETAKEQANSLSSVIAQVTK, encoded by the exons ATG ATTCACTTCGTGCTTCTTGTCAGTCGCCAGGGAAAGGTGAGGTTGGCCAAATGGTATTCCCCTTATACTCTGAGTGAAAGATCTAAG GTAATCCGAGAGCTGAGTGGCATCATTCTAAATCGGGGTCCCAAGCTTTGCAACTTCGTGGAGTGGAGAGGATTTAGGGTTGTGTATAGAAG GTATGCTGGCCTCTATTTCTGCATGTGTGTTGATGAGAAAGACAACGAACTGGAGGTTCTTGATATCATTCATCATTATGTGGAGATACTGGATCGTTATTTTGGCAGT GTTTGTGAATTGGACTTGATCTTCAATTTCCACAAG GCGTATTATATTCTGGACGAAATCTTGATAGCCGGTGAGCTTCAAGAGTCAAGCAAGAGATCAGTGATACGGCTGGTGTGCACACAT GATTCGTTGGTGGAGACGGCCAAGGAGCAGGCCAACTCGTTAAGCAGTGTGATTGCACAAGTTACCAAATAA
- the LOC7471734 gene encoding AP-1 complex subunit sigma-1 isoform X4, producing the protein MIHFVLLVSRQGKVRLAKWYSPYTLSERSKVVPIIMDAKLNLLRTGQVIRELSGIILNRGPKLCNFVEWRGFRVVYRRYAGLYFCMCVDEKDNELEVLDIIHHYVEILDRYFGSVCELDLIFNFHKHIIEDSSSHLISSIKCVFRDAGRHGFWFENMITS; encoded by the exons ATG ATTCACTTCGTGCTTCTTGTCAGTCGCCAGGGAAAGGTGAGGTTGGCCAAATGGTATTCCCCTTATACTCTGAGTGAAAGATCTAAG GTAGTACCGATCATCATGGATGCAAAACTCAATTTGTTAAGGACTGGACAGGTAATCCGAGAGCTGAGTGGCATCATTCTAAATCGGGGTCCCAAGCTTTGCAACTTCGTGGAGTGGAGAGGATTTAGGGTTGTGTATAGAAG GTATGCTGGCCTCTATTTCTGCATGTGTGTTGATGAGAAAGACAACGAACTGGAGGTTCTTGATATCATTCATCATTATGTGGAGATACTGGATCGTTATTTTGGCAGT GTTTGTGAATTGGACTTGATCTTCAATTTCCACAAG CACATTATAGAAGATTCATCATCTCATCTCATCTCATCGATTAAGTGTGTGTTTAGAGATGCGGGCAGGCATGGTTTTTGGTTTGAAAACATGATCACATCATGA
- the LOC7474536 gene encoding uncharacterized protein LOC7474536, whose amino-acid sequence MSGPDRRSFSSSCPSISHPSSSSVPDSDMLNGVLNMSPKLSSLSNSIAKLEITVSREASLNWDSENTVGCSSIISIPSDHTPTPKSSAVLRKEIATLEAEILHLERYLLSLYRTAFNEQLPALSNVTKNHLQYKTGSPLQVQSPHNLKVHQQTGDIIHHDQSSPAHGWSGPYSQSCTASLQSTSTREQKNVDSGRHSLADHLRASCLVNDLGIPDRLSEDIVRCISSIYCRLCNPLHSQLGLAASPTSSLSSSSIFSSRNPSDNWSPHCNGDAMFQRQLQGLKGESGPYDTMLEVLNIYLDDASFNYAATMLKNFRSLVQRLEKVDPRKLKREEKLAFWINIHNALVMHAYLAYGTHNRVKSASILKAAYNVGGQCINACVIQSSILGIRSHYSEPWLQALFSPGRKSKTGNIRHVYALEYPEPLVHFALCSGAYSDPAVRVYTAKSIFQELKVAKEEFIQSKVYVHKESKIFLPKILWYFGKDMSIDADGVIEVISECLTEGQLKAMRKCTRGKANKSIHWLSQSSSFRYVIHGELAKGRTMV is encoded by the exons ATGTCCGGTCCTGATAGGcgctctttctcttcttcttgtcCCTCTATTTCACATCCGAGCTCCTCAAG TGTCCCAGACAGTGATATGCTTAACGGAGTGCTGAACATGTCACCCAAACTGTCCTCTCTTTCGAATTCT ATTGCAAAGTTGGAGATCACAGTGTCTCGCGAGGCTTCACTGAATTGGGATTCTGAGAACACAGTGGGTTGTAGTTCCATCATATCTATTCCTAGCGATCACACTCCAACGCCAAAG TCTTCTGCTGTACTGAGGAAGGAGATTGCCACACTTGAGGCTGAAATATTGCATCTGGAGCGTTATCTTCTTTCACTGTATCGTACAGCTTTCAATGAGCAGCTACCTGCTTTATCAAATGTGACTAAAAACCATTTGCAATACAAGACAGGATCGCCATTACAAGTTCAATCGCCACACAACTTAAAAGTACATCAACAGACGGGTGATATTATCCACCATGATCAAAGTTCCCCTGCACATGGTTGGTCAGGACCGTATAGTCAGAGTTGCACTGCTAGCTTACAGTCAACATCTACAAGG GAGCAGAAGAATGTTGATTCTGGTCGTCACAGCCTTGCAGATCACCTCCGTGCTTCTTGCTTGGTTAACGATCTTGGCATTCCTGATAGACTCTCTGAAGACATTGTGAGATGCATATCTTCCATTTACTGCAGACTTTGCAACCCCCTTCATAGCCAATTAGGCTTGGCAGCTTCTCCTACTTCATCCCTGTCATCCTCTAGTATATTTTCCTCTCGCAACCCTTCTGATAACTGGAGTCCGCATTGCAATGGAGATGCTATGTTTCAGCGTCAACTTCAAGGGTTGAAAGGAGAGAGCGGACCATATGATACAATGCTTGAAGTTCTGAACATTTATCTAGATGATGCTAGTTTCAATTATGCTGCCACCATGCTAAAAAATTTCAG GTCACTGGTTCAAAGGCTTGAGAAGGTGGATCCAAGGAAGTTGAAGCGTGAAGAGAAGCTTGCGTTTTGGATTAACATTCACAATGCCTTGGTCATGCAT GCATATTTAGCATATGGGACACATAATCGGGTGAAAAGTGCATCCATTTTGAAG GCAGCATACAATGTGGGTGGACAATGCATCAATGCGTGCGTTATACAAAGCTCCATCTTGGGTATTCGGTCACACTACTCAGAACCA TGGCTACAAGCATTGTTTTCTCCAGGAAGGAAATCCAAGACAGGGAATATCAGACATGTCTATGCCTTGGAATACCCAGAGCCACTCGTTCATTTTGCGCTTTGTTCAGGGGCATATTCTGATCCAGCA GTTCGAGTTTACACAGCAAAGAGTATCTTTCAGGAACTCAAGGTTGCTAAAGAAGAGTTCATTCAATCCAAAGTTTACGTGCACAAGGAGTCAAAGATTTTCCTACCAAAAATACTCTGGTACTTTGGGAAGGACATGTCAATAGACGCGGATGGGGTGATTGAGGTGATAAGTGAGTGCCTGACAGAAGGGCAACTGAAGGCTATGAGGAAATGCACGAGGGGGAAGGCTAACAAGAGCATCCATTGGTTGTCGCAAAGCTCATCTTTTCGGTATGTGATCCATGGAGAATTAGCAAAAGGGAGAACAATGGTCTGA
- the LOC7471734 gene encoding AP-1 complex subunit sigma-1 isoform X2, whose translation MIHFVLLVSRQGKVRLAKWYSPYTLSERSKVVPIIMDAKLNLLRTGQVIRELSGIILNRGPKLCNFVEWRGFRVVYRRYAGLYFCMCVDEKDNELEVLDIIHHYVEILDRYFGSVCELDLIFNFHKAYYILDEILIAGELQESSKRSVIRLDSLVETAKEQANSLSSVIAQVTK comes from the exons ATG ATTCACTTCGTGCTTCTTGTCAGTCGCCAGGGAAAGGTGAGGTTGGCCAAATGGTATTCCCCTTATACTCTGAGTGAAAGATCTAAG GTAGTACCGATCATCATGGATGCAAAACTCAATTTGTTAAGGACTGGACAGGTAATCCGAGAGCTGAGTGGCATCATTCTAAATCGGGGTCCCAAGCTTTGCAACTTCGTGGAGTGGAGAGGATTTAGGGTTGTGTATAGAAG GTATGCTGGCCTCTATTTCTGCATGTGTGTTGATGAGAAAGACAACGAACTGGAGGTTCTTGATATCATTCATCATTATGTGGAGATACTGGATCGTTATTTTGGCAGT GTTTGTGAATTGGACTTGATCTTCAATTTCCACAAG GCGTATTATATTCTGGACGAAATCTTGATAGCCGGTGAGCTTCAAGAGTCAAGCAAGAGATCAGTGATACGGCTG GATTCGTTGGTGGAGACGGCCAAGGAGCAGGCCAACTCGTTAAGCAGTGTGATTGCACAAGTTACCAAATAA
- the LOC7471734 gene encoding AP-1 complex subunit sigma-1 isoform X1, with translation MIHFVLLVSRQGKVRLAKWYSPYTLSERSKVVPIIMDAKLNLLRTGQVIRELSGIILNRGPKLCNFVEWRGFRVVYRRYAGLYFCMCVDEKDNELEVLDIIHHYVEILDRYFGSVCELDLIFNFHKAYYILDEILIAGELQESSKRSVIRLVCTHDSLVETAKEQANSLSSVIAQVTK, from the exons ATG ATTCACTTCGTGCTTCTTGTCAGTCGCCAGGGAAAGGTGAGGTTGGCCAAATGGTATTCCCCTTATACTCTGAGTGAAAGATCTAAG GTAGTACCGATCATCATGGATGCAAAACTCAATTTGTTAAGGACTGGACAGGTAATCCGAGAGCTGAGTGGCATCATTCTAAATCGGGGTCCCAAGCTTTGCAACTTCGTGGAGTGGAGAGGATTTAGGGTTGTGTATAGAAG GTATGCTGGCCTCTATTTCTGCATGTGTGTTGATGAGAAAGACAACGAACTGGAGGTTCTTGATATCATTCATCATTATGTGGAGATACTGGATCGTTATTTTGGCAGT GTTTGTGAATTGGACTTGATCTTCAATTTCCACAAG GCGTATTATATTCTGGACGAAATCTTGATAGCCGGTGAGCTTCAAGAGTCAAGCAAGAGATCAGTGATACGGCTGGTGTGCACACAT GATTCGTTGGTGGAGACGGCCAAGGAGCAGGCCAACTCGTTAAGCAGTGTGATTGCACAAGTTACCAAATAA